A single window of Paenibacillus sp. FSL H8-0537 DNA harbors:
- the cas4 gene encoding CRISPR-associated protein Cas4, with the protein MWDYDEEDFLMLSGIQHFNFCRRQWALIHIEQQWEENVRTVEGAHLHRKADQPMLREKRGDKLIVRALPVQSRRLGISGICDVVEFIRDSSGVPLAGEEGLYLPYPVEYKRGKPKRNDSDRSQLVAQLICLEEMLMCELSMGYLYYDEIKHRVEVPVSEADKTKVKQSLEEMRHYYERNHTPRAKPGPHCQSCSLNVVCLPEMLERKPVSSFIESRLYE; encoded by the coding sequence ATGTGGGACTATGACGAAGAAGATTTTCTAATGCTCTCTGGCATTCAGCATTTCAACTTTTGCCGAAGGCAATGGGCGCTTATCCATATTGAGCAGCAATGGGAAGAAAATGTCCGCACCGTTGAAGGGGCACATTTGCACCGCAAAGCCGATCAGCCCATGCTGCGGGAGAAACGCGGGGACAAGCTCATTGTGCGCGCGCTTCCCGTACAATCACGGCGGCTGGGCATTTCCGGCATATGCGATGTCGTAGAGTTTATACGAGATAGCTCAGGAGTTCCACTGGCGGGAGAGGAAGGGTTATACCTTCCGTATCCCGTGGAATACAAACGCGGCAAGCCGAAGCGGAATGATTCCGACCGCTCGCAATTAGTAGCCCAGCTCATTTGTCTGGAAGAGATGTTAATGTGCGAACTGTCGATGGGCTATCTCTATTATGATGAAATCAAGCATCGGGTGGAGGTGCCTGTCTCCGAAGCGGATAAAACCAAGGTCAAGCAAAGCTTGGAAGAAATGCGCCACTACTATGAGCGGAACCATACACCACGGGCGAAGCCGGGACCGCATTGTCAGAGCTGCTCTTTGAATGTCGTTTGTTTGCCAGAAATGCTGGAGCGAAAACCCGTTTCAAGCTTTATTGAAAGCAGGTTATACGAATGA
- a CDS encoding ATP-binding cassette domain-containing protein, with product MKTLKLVGLTKRFGDKDILNRIDFEFHSPNRYIIHGQSGSGKTTLLNLIAGYDNPDSGHVEGEGSSNIGYLFQDEMLFSNLTVRENLFIKYASFSPNHHADSHFESLIVQTLSNFNILDLKERKVSMLSGGEKQRVQLASILISEPDIVLMDEPTSKLDTKNKEQIIKTIENVFKNKLIIVVSHESNLLLEGGMDLRLENGRLYHE from the coding sequence ATGAAGACATTAAAATTGGTAGGTTTGACGAAACGGTTCGGTGATAAGGATATTCTTAATCGTATCGATTTTGAATTTCATAGTCCAAACCGTTATATCATTCATGGGCAAAGCGGATCTGGGAAGACAACGTTGCTCAATTTAATAGCAGGTTACGATAACCCGGATAGCGGTCATGTAGAAGGGGAGGGCTCTTCAAATATAGGATATTTATTCCAAGATGAAATGCTCTTCTCAAATTTAACAGTCAGAGAAAATTTATTCATTAAGTATGCTTCTTTCTCGCCTAATCACCATGCTGATTCACATTTTGAATCGCTAATCGTGCAAACATTGAGCAACTTTAATATTCTCGATCTAAAAGAAAGAAAAGTATCGATGCTTTCCGGCGGAGAGAAACAACGTGTCCAGTTAGCGTCCATTCTTATTTCGGAGCCGGATATCGTTCTGATGGACGAGCCGACCTCAAAGCTTGACACAAAAAACAAAGAACAGATTATCAAGACCATTGAAAATGTATTTAAAAACAAGTTGATTATTGTGGTTAGTCATGAAAGCAACCTTCTGTTAGAGGGTGGGATGGACCTGAGACTGGAGAACGGGAGATTATATCATGAATAA
- the cas7c gene encoding type I-C CRISPR-associated protein Cas7/Csd2 yields the protein MSVLDHKIDFAVILSVRNANPNGDPLNGNRPRQTYEGLGEISDVCLKRKIRNRLQDMGEAILVQSDERRDDGYRSIKERVDANADVQEYAKGKKQNNELYAQAACKTWVDVRSFGQVFAFSGGADASSGVSVGVRGPVSIHTALSVEPIAITSTQITKSVNSVTGKDPNKKGSDTMGMKHRVDFGVYVVYGSINTQLAEKTGFTKDDAEKIKQALISLFENDTSSARPDGSMEVHNLFWWKHQSKLGQYSSAKVHRSLKIKLKDDVVEGKSIDDYTWTIEPLEGLEPQRYVGL from the coding sequence ATGAGCGTACTTGACCATAAAATTGATTTTGCCGTTATTCTGTCCGTCCGAAATGCCAATCCGAATGGCGACCCATTAAATGGGAACCGTCCAAGGCAAACCTATGAAGGACTTGGCGAGATTTCTGATGTGTGCCTAAAGCGCAAAATCCGCAACAGGCTGCAAGACATGGGAGAAGCGATTCTCGTCCAGTCGGATGAGCGCCGTGACGATGGGTACCGCAGCATTAAAGAACGTGTAGATGCGAATGCCGATGTTCAAGAGTATGCTAAGGGAAAAAAGCAAAACAATGAGCTATACGCACAGGCGGCCTGCAAGACATGGGTTGATGTGCGGAGCTTCGGTCAGGTGTTTGCCTTTAGCGGCGGGGCGGATGCGTCATCGGGTGTATCCGTGGGCGTTCGCGGGCCTGTCTCGATTCATACAGCGCTTAGCGTCGAGCCGATTGCCATTACAAGCACGCAAATTACGAAAAGCGTCAATTCGGTGACGGGCAAGGACCCGAACAAGAAGGGTTCCGATACGATGGGGATGAAGCATAGGGTGGATTTTGGCGTGTATGTTGTTTATGGCAGCATCAATACACAATTGGCGGAGAAAACTGGCTTTACGAAGGACGATGCGGAGAAGATCAAACAAGCACTTATTTCTCTTTTTGAAAATGATACCTCATCCGCGCGCCCGGACGGCAGCATGGAAGTTCATAATCTTTTCTGGTGGAAGCACCAGTCCAAGCTTGGACAATATTCTTCAGCGAAGGTGCATCGCTCCTTGAAAATTAAATTGAAAGATGACGTAGTCGAAGGGAAATCGATCGACGACTACACTTGGACAATTGAGCCTCTTGAAGGCTTGGAGCCCCAAAGATATGTGGGACTATGA
- the cas1c gene encoding type I-C CRISPR-associated endonuclease Cas1c, which produces MKKLLNTLFVTMPDTYLSLDGENIVIKRDDEIAGRYPLHNLEGVCTFGYAGVSPALMGKCAENNIGLTFMTRNGRFLARVVGEDKGNVVLRKEQYRISDDERRSAIFARNMILGKVYNSKWVVERALRDHALRMDIERMKQVSASLSETMKLIRGVEQLDILRGLEGSAAVQYNSVFDQLILQQKEKFFFHGRNKRPPLDNVNALLSFTYSLLAKDVTAALESVGLDAYVGFLHRDRPGRASLALDMMEELRSVYADRMVLYLINKKVVNDSGFVKKENGAVIMDDDTRKAVLKAWQERKQEKIMHPYLNEKIAWGLVPYAQALLLARHIRGDLDEYPPFFWK; this is translated from the coding sequence ATGAAAAAGCTGCTGAACACACTGTTTGTTACGATGCCGGATACGTATTTATCGCTCGATGGCGAAAATATTGTTATAAAGCGGGACGACGAAATTGCCGGACGCTATCCGCTGCATAATTTGGAGGGAGTCTGTACCTTTGGTTATGCGGGAGTCAGTCCAGCTCTTATGGGGAAATGCGCAGAAAATAACATCGGACTGACCTTTATGACCCGCAATGGACGATTTTTGGCACGGGTCGTCGGTGAGGATAAAGGGAACGTTGTGCTGCGCAAGGAGCAGTACCGAATTTCCGATGATGAGCGGCGAAGCGCTATTTTTGCCCGAAATATGATTTTGGGAAAAGTGTATAACAGCAAGTGGGTGGTTGAACGAGCCTTGCGGGATCATGCCCTCCGTATGGATATCGAGCGAATGAAGCAGGTCAGTGCTTCGCTATCGGAGACGATGAAGCTTATTCGCGGCGTGGAGCAGCTGGATATTTTGCGCGGGCTGGAAGGGTCGGCTGCTGTGCAATACAACTCGGTGTTTGACCAGTTGATTTTGCAGCAAAAGGAGAAGTTTTTTTTTCATGGGCGAAATAAGCGTCCTCCGCTGGATAATGTCAATGCGTTGCTTTCTTTCACTTATTCTCTGCTTGCAAAAGATGTGACAGCCGCGCTGGAGTCCGTGGGACTGGACGCTTACGTCGGGTTTCTGCACCGGGACCGTCCGGGGAGAGCTTCGCTTGCTCTGGATATGATGGAGGAGCTGCGGAGCGTGTATGCTGACCGTATGGTGTTGTATCTGATCAACAAGAAGGTCGTTAACGACAGCGGCTTCGTGAAAAAAGAAAATGGAGCCGTCATCATGGACGATGACACGAGGAAAGCGGTGCTCAAGGCATGGCAAGAACGCAAGCAGGAGAAGATTATGCACCCCTATTTGAACGAAAAGATAGCTTGGGGGCTTGTTCCTTACGCCCAGGCCTTATTGCTTGCGAGGCATATTCGTGGTGATTTGGACGAATACCCGCCATTTTTCTGGAAGTAG
- a CDS encoding DUF4825 domain-containing protein, producing MKFFEKDYKFLIIMMVMMLTLVACNSTNKVSDSDEDLFKFKNTLIGSNSAVGQIVHQLPANDKLDKMMLETEQEPYGLSLNYKNDNNPLSPDDWEQTIVYNASFIFALIPNVDRITFTVEEKTYVIHREFLQKWYDGHVLVEFESTNDLKEFIGKYISDQQKMDQLFEVVANQ from the coding sequence ATGAAATTTTTTGAGAAGGATTATAAATTTCTTATTATTATGATGGTAATGATGCTTACGTTGGTCGCGTGCAATTCAACTAACAAGGTTTCGGATTCTGATGAGGATTTATTTAAGTTTAAGAATACACTTATTGGCAGTAACAGTGCTGTGGGACAAATTGTTCATCAGTTGCCTGCAAACGATAAATTAGACAAGATGATGCTTGAAACTGAACAAGAGCCGTATGGCCTTTCCTTAAATTATAAAAATGACAATAATCCGCTCTCCCCTGACGATTGGGAGCAAACGATTGTCTACAATGCCTCTTTTATTTTCGCCCTGATTCCAAATGTAGACCGAATAACGTTTACGGTGGAGGAAAAGACATATGTTATCCACCGTGAGTTTCTTCAGAAATGGTATGATGGTCACGTTCTTGTGGAATTTGAATCTACCAATGATTTAAAGGAATTTATCGGGAAATATATCTCAGACCAACAAAAAATGGATCAGCTATTTGAAGTAGTAGCTAACCAGTAA
- the cas2 gene encoding CRISPR-associated endonuclease Cas2: MLVLITYDVSTSSKEGRRRLSRVAKTCLNYGQRVQNSVFECIVDATKFRQLKYELEELIDKQTDSLRFYNLGDNHKSKVEHIGAKEAYDMEAPLIL, encoded by the coding sequence ATGCTCGTATTAATAACGTATGATGTGAGTACATCAAGCAAGGAAGGGCGTAGAAGGCTCTCCCGAGTAGCGAAAACCTGTCTGAATTACGGTCAGCGGGTGCAGAACTCCGTATTTGAATGTATTGTAGATGCGACGAAGTTTCGCCAACTGAAGTATGAATTGGAGGAGCTCATTGATAAGCAGACGGATAGCCTGCGCTTCTACAATTTGGGTGATAATCACAAAAGCAAGGTAGAGCACATCGGTGCAAAAGAAGCCTATGATATGGAAGCTCCGCTTATTCTGTAA